A window of Bradyrhizobium sp. AZCC 1719 genomic DNA:
CTTCAAGGCGCCGACCGGCAGCACCAACCAACGCGACGCGGCCGGCCAGCTTTTTCAGGCCGAGTTTCAACCGGGCTCGGGTTCGTGGGACGGCCTGTTCGGCGCCGCCTTCACCAAGCGCGCCGGCCGCTGGTCGTTCGACGTGAGCGGCCTCTATTACCTGATCAGCACGGGCACGCAGGACACCAATCTCGGCGACCGTTTTCTGTTCGGCACCGCCGTGTCGTATCGGCTGGTCGGGCCGACCGGCTCCGCGAAAGAGGTGGAGCTGCACGAGTACTGCATGCAGCCTCGCAATCAGTTGCAGGAGCATTGTCTCTATCACGCCAACCACGACCACAGCGACATGAAGAAGACGCCCTACACGCTCGACCTCGTTCTCGAGCTCAATGGCGAGTGGCACGACAAGCAGCGCATCGCCGGCATTCCGGATCCCAATTCAGGCGGCACCACGGTCTATCTGTCGCCCGGCGTGCGGGTGGGCTTCGATCGTTTTTCGGGCTTCGTCTCAGTCGGCGTGCCGGTCATCAACCAGCACAACGGCATTCAGTCCAAGCCGGACTATCGCGTGCTCACGGGGATCGGGGCGCGGCTGAATTGAACGCTGAGATCGAGAGCCGCCGCTTGTCCGTCATGGCCGGGCTTGTCCCGGCCATCCACGTCTTTGTTGGTGCAGCATGGGAAGACGTGGATGCCCGGGACAAGCCCGGGCATGACGATGAAGCCAGCGCCCACTCTCACGCCGCCCGAACGTTGCCGAGGAATTTGCCGGTTTCAGTTTTGAGCTGCTCGGATTGCGACGTC
This region includes:
- a CDS encoding transporter; this translates as MIFFLAAPAAAHHPGGGGNTGSGGPINTISADTLSEGLIAASIRYEFIRLGQLSDADLLAAATRGTHAHSIRSIDSVSLSVAYGITNDLTVAVRAAGVRRSDIREPGGDMLSGGHMGIMDASDMSSLMGSDSINKRGNSAGFGDVTMLGQYRFHSNAQSGTSAAVLFGFKAPTGSTNQRDAAGQLFQAEFQPGSGSWDGLFGAAFTKRAGRWSFDVSGLYYLISTGTQDTNLGDRFLFGTAVSYRLVGPTGSAKEVELHEYCMQPRNQLQEHCLYHANHDHSDMKKTPYTLDLVLELNGEWHDKQRIAGIPDPNSGGTTVYLSPGVRVGFDRFSGFVSVGVPVINQHNGIQSKPDYRVLTGIGARLN